The following nucleotide sequence is from Mesorhizobium sp. J8.
ACCAGGACCCCGCGGAAGGATCGCGCAAGACGGTGGATCGCGAGTTGAATCGGCAAAAGCGCTCGCCTGATGCCGAAGATCGAAAGTGCGGGCGACAGGCGTTGCGCGATCAGGTCGAGGAAGAGACGGAACTGCCTCAGAAAGGATCGGCCTGATAGCGAGCCGCGCTGCCACCGCTGGAAATGCCGCCTGTTTCCATCACCGCTCCTTACCATGACAGCAAAGCCCGGTCGAAACCTGCTTCTGCTGCTAGCGGCCGCAACAATCGTGCTGGCGCTCTACAACAATCTTCTTGCGAGGCGGGCGTTGGCTGCGCGCCCGCCCGGGCGCTTTGTCCACGTCCGCGGGACGAAGCTCCATTTCCTGGAAGCGGGCCGTGGGCAACCATTGCTGCTCCTGCACGGCAACGGCGCTTCGGCGGAAGACTTTACGACAAGCGGCATCTTCGGGAGAGCCGCCGCCAGATATCGCGTGCTTTCCTTCGACAGGCCCGGCTTCGGCCTGAGCCCACGCCCCGCCCGCATACGACCTTGGGCCGCCGGTGCTCAGGCCGACCTCATCCACGACGCGGCCGCGAAACTCGGCATCGAGCCCTATTTGGTTGTCGGGCACTCATGGGGAGCCGCCGTTGCTCTCGAGATGGCGCGTCGGTATCCCCGATCCGTCGCCGGTGTCGTCGTTGTCGCTGGCTATCATTATCCGCCGCCAAGGCTGGCGCTTGCCATCGCGGCGCTGCCGGCTATCCCGCTGGTCGGGATGGTTTTGCGTCACGCCATACTGCCTTCGTTGGTCAGGCTGAACTGGCGCTGGGCGATGGAGAAGATATTCCACCCGGCAGTTGTCGCGACGCCTTTTGCGTCAATGACAAGGGGGTTGGCGAGCCGCCCCTCGCAGCTGCGGTCCATCTCTGCGGAGTCGTTCCTGATGCTTGCCTCGGCACTGTTGCCAAATCGTCGATATGCCGACATCGCCATTCCTGTCGGGATAGTTGCCGGCGCCGGCGATCAGTTGTTCGATGCCAAGGCCGAGGCGCTACGGCTGCACGCCGAGATAGACCACTCGCTGGTCGATATCGTCCGGGACGCCGGACATATGGTGCATCAAAGCAAACCGCAGGCGGTTATGGCGATGATCGACAAGATTGACGCTCTCGCGAGCGTTGCCGCCCCGGTTTCTGAGACTTCTATTCGACTCTCCGGTCCCTAAGACACGCCGGCGTCTCCTTGCAACGAGCCATCCGGCCGGGAACCGGACGGCCGCAGCAGGCCAGCGCATAAGTCCCGGATGGCTTGTGGCAGGACCTCGAACGCGTAGCCCAAATGCAATCTTTCAAGCGGCGTGTGGTAATCGCGTCCCCATGGACCGATATTGATCGTCGGCACGTTGGCGAGACCCTGTCGCATCGGCCAGCGTACGCTGTGGTTCCAGGCAGGCGTGTTGCGGGCAACGATATCGAGCGAGGACTCGGCTGCCTCGCCGAAAAAGCTCATGTCCGAGATTCCGGCGAAATAATCGGCGCAAGCGATGGTGGTGCCATACCGCTCGGCCGAGTCGCGCGCAATTTGCATGGCCACCGTTTTTAGTCGCGCAGCCGCCGGCGTGCCGGAAAGATTCGTTGGAAGATAGGGTATCGAGCCAAAACCGGTGACGATCGCCGGACCGGGGAGGCGGCTCAGCCCCCAGGCTTCCTCAGTGATCAGCCGGCATTTCTCCGGCAGTGGAAGATCGCCGTCAGCGATCGAGGCGGAGTACGCATCGAGCCTGTCCTTATCCCCTGCGCCAAGACGCCTGACAAGCGTCTCGAACCGGTAGAGCGGGACGGCATTTGCGAGATTTTCGATACCGCCCTGAGCCTGGCTTCGGCGTTTGAGTTCGCCCAGTAGGTTCGATACGGCTTCCGCACAGAGCCGGTCGAAGCGGTCGAGTACTTCATCCGGTGTGCGGTGATAACTCAGCACATTGAACGTGGCGAAAGCGGTTGCGGGCGTCGTGACGTCATAGCCGGCCTTTCCGTCGCGAATGCCGAGCAGGCTGGGCGGGGTACCGGGCAAGGAGCCGCAATGGTCGGTCAGCTCGGTTGCCCATTCGACATGCGCGGCGATGGAAGAGGCGAGTGCCGCCGCGTTGATGCCGTTCAGCGGGAAACCGCTATGTGTCGGAACGCCAGCCACATAAGCGGTCGGAAGCAGTTTGCCGACTGTCCCGAGCGCGATGATACGCCCTTTCGAGCCGTCGCCGTCATCGGCAATCGCGTCGAGATTGACTGCCGCGACAAGATCGAGGCCGTGCTGCTCATAGATGCCGGGCAGCGCCTGGGCCGCCTTGCGGGCGCCGGCTGAATTGTTCTCTTCATCCGGCACCGCGATGAACAACAGGTTGCCCGCGGCATTGGCGGTTTCAGCGAAATCCGCGCATACCGCCAACCCGGCGGCGAGACCGGCCTTCATGTCCAGCAAGCCGCGCCCGGCCAGATACTCGCCGCTTTCCAGATCAGCGCGGGCCAGGCGGGCGGCCGGCGTATCGGTGTCCGCCAAGGAATTGCGCAAGGCGCGCGTCAAGGCTTCAGGCCGCGTGGCCAGCTCTTCCAGCTCTCCATAGTCGCGCGTGGCCACCGTGTCGTAGTGACCGGTCAAAAGCACGGTCGAGCGGCCAGTCCCGCGCAGCAGCATCGCCACGCAATGCCGGCCGTCTCCAGGCTCGACCTCGATCGTCCAGATATCGGCACGGCGGAAGGCGGGATCTTCCCGCAGCTGCGCCGCCAGCCATGGACCGAACGAAGCTTCGCCCTGCGTGCCGGTGACGCTCTTCTGTTCGGTGAGCGCGATTGCCCAGCTTCTGGCGCGCTCAGGCAATGTCTTGGCAAGCTCGCGGTTCATGATCGTCCCGACAAAGTTGAAAGCTCGCGAAGCCATGTCCGGGAACGGAAACCGGCCAGCTTCGATGCTCCGGATCCCGAGTACCGAGGAACTTTCCCGTTGCTGCGAGCTTTATCATCGTGATTTCAAGCGATTGCAACGAGGGGAAGATGTTGCGCACCGTTGTCCGGCCGAGCCGGGCCTTTCTGGCCCTGCTGGCGTTGGCGGTCGCCTCCTGCTCCTCGTCCGAAACCGTGGAGCAGCAATCGAAGCTTGCTGCCTCGACGGCCCAGGCGGCAGTGCTGGTGAATGATGCCTGGCTCGCCGGCGCCGCGCCCTCACGCTACGCATCCTCCGCCTTGCAATCCTTTGCCGAGACGCTCGCCGACGCCGGCCGGCAGGTGGAATCGGCGTCGCCGTCCGACAAGGCAAGGCGGGACGCGGTGGCGGAGGCTCTCAGCCGATTGTCGGACGCGGCAAAGCGGGCCAAGAGCGCGGTCGAGGCCGAACAGCATGCCCAGGCCGGCCAGGCGCAACAGGAGCTTCGCGTCGCGCAAGCCGACCTCGCTACAGCCTATCGACAATATTTCTCGCCGGGCCGATGAAGAAGCTGCTCGAGATCTCGCTCGGTGTCGTCACCAGCGTGGGCGGCTTCCTTGAGGTCGGGTCGATGGCGACGGCGGCACAGGCCGGCGCGCTGTTCGGTTTCCAGCTCATCTGGGCGGTGGTGCTCGGCACGATCTGCATCATCTTTCTGGTCGAAATGGCGGGCCGCTTCGCTGCGGTCAGCCATCACACCATCGCTGACGGCATCCGCGAACGGTTCGGCTTCAACGCGTTCATCTGGCCGCTGCTCGCGACCCTGCTGGTCAACTTCCTGGTGCTTTCCGCCGAGATCGGCGGTGTTGCCGTTGCCGCCGAGCTTGCAACGGGGATCAGCTTCCGATGGTGGGCCTTGCCGGTCGCATTCCTGGCGTGGCTGCTGCTGTGGAAAGGCACGTTCGGTCTCATCGAGAAGGGGGTGTCGATGCTTGGTCTCGTCACCCTCTGCTTCGTCGTCGCTGCCGTGATGCTCCGGCCCGAATGGAAAGAGGTGGCAGTTGGCACCGTGCCCAGTCTGCCGCACCATGACACGGCAAAATACTGGTTCATGGCCGTCAGCATTCTCGGCGCCTCGATCTCGCCTTACCTCTTCATGTTCTATTCCTCGGGCGCGATCGAGGATCAGTGGGACAAGAGCTATCTCGGCACCAATCGGGCGATTGCCGGGCTCGGCATGAGTTTTGGTGGCACGATCTCCGTGGGCGTTCTGATCGTGGCCGCGCTCGTGCTTGGCGCCCATGGCGTCACCGAAGTGGACGACTATAACCAGCTGCCATTGATGCTGATCCCGATATTCGGCTTCTGGGGCTTCGTCCTTTTCGTGGCTTCGCTGGCCATCGCCTGCTTTGGCGCCGCGCTGGAAGTGGCTTTGCAGCAGGCCTATCTCGTCGCACAAGGGTTCGGCTGGACCTGGGGAGAGGATCTCAGGCCTCGCGACGATCCCGGTTTTAGTCTGGTCTACACGCTGACGCTCTTCCTCGCAGCCGTTCCGATTGCGCTCGGTCTCGATCCGTTGAAGCTCACCATCTTCTCGATGGCGCTGACAGCGGCCAGCCTGCCGCTGACCGTCGTGCCATTTCTTTTCCTGCTGAATGACGACCGCTATGTCGGCGAGCACCGTAACGGCGTGGTCTCCAATGCGGCCGTGATCTTCGTCATCGCGCTCGGCTTCGTGCTGGCCGTGGTGACCATTCCGCTGCAGATATTCGGAGGCACCTGATGCAGCTGCTGCGCGATATTCTGGACAAGCAGGTTGTCGATCGCGAACAGGTCAAGATCGGTAAGGTGGACAGCATCGTCGCCGAGCTGAGGCCGGGCAAGCCACCAAGGGTCATCGCCGTTGAACTTGGCTCGATTGCGCTGGCGCGGCGGCTTGGTCCGGCGCCGGGACGATGGATGGCGAAACTCGCGGCGAGACTGAGCGGCAGGCGGCAGGCACGGCCGCACCGGATCGTGTGGAACAAGGTGCGCGACATCGGCGTCGACATCGAATTCGACATTGACGTGCGCCGCACCAGGATCTTCGCCTGGCAGGACTGGCTGCGCCAACATGTCGTCGGCCGAATTCCGGGAGCTTGAGGATGGCGGCCGTGCATCTCGATCACCTTGCCGGCAGGCGCGTGTTTTCCGAGCAGGGCAGGAGCATCGGCTATATCGAGGAGATTATCGCCGAGCAGGACGGCGGCGATCTCGTCGTCACCGAATTCCATGTCGGGATCTTCGCCGCGTTCGAGCGCTTGTCCGCTTCGACCATCGGCACTGCACTGCTCGACTTTTTCGCGTTGCGGCGGCGTGAAGGCCTTTATCGCATTCCCTGGGACAAGCTCGATATTTCCGATCCGACGCGCCCCAGGCTGCTCTGCCCCGACGAGGAGCTTGCCGCCTTGAAGGCGCAGCCCGAGGGCAAATGACAATTTGCTAAAAAGCTGCTCGTGCAGGGGAACATCGCAGCCGGCGCGAAGTTCGGACTGGCATCGAGGAGGCTGCGCCATGAACAGTGTCATTTATCTCATCGGTCTAATCGTCGTCGTGCTCGCGGTGCTTTCCTTCCTCGGCTTTCACTAGGAGGCACCATGCAGCGCGAGAATGATCGGGGCCGCGAGCCCGCCGACTTTGCCAAGGCAAAGGACGAAGTTTCCGACCGGATCCAGCAAGAAACCAAAAGCGCCGGCGAAGCGCTCCACGATGCCCGCGACGACGTTGCAAGCAGGGCCGGAGCCTATGCCGCCGAAGCCCAGCAGGCCGTCGCCGAAAGGGCCGAGCAGACGCAGCGCGACATCGGATCGAGCCTGTCCGCCTTCGGCGGCGCCCTGCGTGCCGCGAGCGATCACCTGGCTGGCAGCGACCAAGGCGCGGCCTCGAAATTCATGCAGGATGCCGCGAGTGGGCTTGAACGGCTGTCCTCCTCGTTGAAGGAGAAGCCGTTCGGACAGGTGCTTGAAGACGTTCAGGCCTTCGGCCGCCAGAATCCTGGAACGCTCCTTGCCGGCTCGGTTCTGGCGGGATTGGCACTCGGCCGATTCATAAAAGCTTCGCCGCCCGGAACGCGCCACCCGACGCAGAGCGCGGCCAGGCCTGAATATCCCAGCCAAACCGGAATGGGAACGAGCGCCGGCCGGGATCAATCTCAAGCCAACTGGGGTTCCGACGGCGGCATACCGGGCAAGGCAGCGGAGCTGAAGAAATGAGCACTCAGGACAATCCAAGTCTCGGCACATTGGTCGCCGATCTGGCGCAACAGGTGAGCACGCTCGTGCAAACGGAGGCGAGGCTCCTAAGGGCGGAAATCTCGGAGAACGCGACCAAGGCCGGCGCCGGCGCCGTCGAGGTGTTGGGCGGCGCGATATGCCTGCTCGCGGCGCTGCTGGTTTTGCTGCAGGCGCTCGTCATCGCCCTGGCCCGCCTTGGTCTGGGCGCCGGGTGGTCCGCCTTGCTCGTGGGTGTGGTCGTGGCCGTGCTTGGCGTGATCCTGTTGCGGACCGGCATGGCGAGCATGGCGCCTTCCGAGCTCGCGCCGGACCGTACACAGGAACAGCTCAAGCGTGACGTGAACGTGATCAAGGAACAAGCGAGATGACAGAGAGATCCGCAGCCGAGCTCGAACGCGAGGCCGAAGCGACGCGCGCAAGAGTGGTGGCGACCGCCGACTCCATTCGCGACAAGATGACCCCCGGGCAGCTCTTCGACGAGTTCACCGGGCTTTTCAGAGGCGGCGTGGCCTCCGACATGCTTCACAACCTCAAGACCCAGGTGCGGGATAATCCGTTGCCGCTGACGGTGATCGGCGCGGGCCTGGCCTGGCTGATGTTGGGCAGCGGCACTTCCGCCACCTCGGCTGGTACCGATGGTGTGACCCGGCGCGGTCCTGGCTTCGGCCATGGAGCGTTCGGCGCTGGAATGGCTTCGAGCGCATCGGATGCGGCAGGCTCTGTTGCCGAAGCCGCCAGCGGAGCGGCCGGAACCGTTTCGGAAATGGCAAGCGAAGCAGCTGGCACGGTGTCGGACATGGCGACCAGTGCGGCAGACAAACTCGCCAATTCGGCGGCGGCTACGGCCGATTTGGCGGCGAGCGCCGGCCGTTCGGCGCATAATCTGCTTCAGGATCAGCCTCTCGCTGCGGCCGCCGTCGGCCTCGCTATAGGAGCTGCGATCGGCGCCATGCTGCCCCATACGGAACTCGAGGACGAGCGATTGGGTGCTTATCGCGAGAGGCTTCGGGAGAGTGCCGAAGAGACTTTGAAAGAAGGCCTCGACGCTGCAAAGCAAGTCGCGGCCGAAGCTTACCAGACGGCGAGCGACGAAGCCGGGCGGCAGGCCTCGAGCGAGGGCACGCTGGCCGACAAGGTCGGCGGCGTCGTCAAAGCCGCAGCCGACAGGACCGACGAATCGGTGCGGGAGAAACTCTCCGGTTCCGACCCGTCGTCGTCCCGGAAATCGTAGACGTCTTTCAATACGTTCAAGGAACAATGCGCGCCACCCTCGGTTCGAGCGCCAAACTGATGGAGATACCGCAATGGCTGAATCGCGCGAATGGCTTGTTCAATGGTTGAGGGACGCTCATGCGATGGAGGAACAGGCCGAGACGATGCTGTCGGGCCAATTGAGTCGGATAGACAGTTACCCGGAACTCAGCGAGCGAATTCGCAGCCATCTGGAAGAGACGAAAGAGCAGGCCAGGCGGCTGAAGACCTGCCTGGATGGTCTTGACGAAGGGTCCTCCATGCTGAAGGACGCAGGCGGCAAGCTGACCGCAACCGCGCAGTCGATCAGCGGCGTCTTCGCCGGCGACGAGGTCATGAAGGGCTCTCTCGCGAGCTACACGTTCGAGCATATGGAAATCGCGTCCTACACGATCCTCATCGCCGCGGCCAATGCGGTGGGCGAAGCCGAGATTGCCCGCGTGTGCGAACAGAACCTGCGCGAAGAGGAAGCCATGGCCGAGTGGCTGAAGGACCACCTTCCGCAGGTCACCCAGACGTTCCTGACGCGTGCGGAGGCAGACAGCGACAGCGCCAAGCGCTGAGACGACGATTAGAGCGGTTCCAGGAGAAGTGTGAGCGTTTTCCGCCCGGAATTGCCTAAAACAACGAGTTCCAGAGCGGTTCGGCAAACCGCCTCATCTTCTTGTTTTGACTTAGTTGCGGGACGGAACCGCGGACGAGCGGCTTGCCTGCTCTGCCTATTCGTCATTCTCATCCTGGAACCGCGGTGATCTTGCACGCGGCTTGCGACCTCGGTCTCTGCCGATCATCTCAGCCCGTATAGGTAGGCCGCAATATCGCGCGCCTGCTGCTCGGTGATCCTCGTCGACGGCATGGCGGTGTGGGGGTTGATTTCCCTTGCCGAGCGGATCCAGCGGATCAGGTTTTCCGGATTGTTGGCCAGCACGCCGCCGATATAGACGCGGCCGGCGAGGCTGCCGTCGAGGCGCGGCCCGACCTGGCCTTGCGCGCCCGGCACGCCGGGAATGGTATGGCAGCCAGAACAGCCATTGGCGGTCATGATCGGAATGGCCCGCGCGCTCACGCCCCCGGTCGCCACATCCGACTCGTGCCGGACGCGATCGCGCCGGTCGGTCCAGAGGGCCGCCGCGGTGCCGACCGCGGCGAGCAGCAGGATCGCGGCAAGGGCGCCGCCGATAAGCCTAGCCAGGTCGGAGCGCATGCGTTTCCTCCCTGGTTCCGCTGTTGCTTATCCAGAGGCCGGCGAGCAGCAAGGCTGCTCCGCCATAGATGAGCCCGGCCGGAACCCACATCACCAGCCCGGCGAGCTGCTGGTCCTCGATGGGGCTCAGGCCCCAGAGCGCGGCGCCGGACGCATTCGCCGGATACCAGAGTTTGGGCGATACCAGCAGCAGCACGCCGAGCAGGCCGGTATGCAGCGATGTGAAGAAAAGATGCATGACGGAGCTGCCATAGGTTTCCTGTCGGCCAGAGCGCGGCAGAAGCGCCCACCAGAACAGCAAGGCAGTGCCGAGGAAGCTCGCATGTTGCGCATAATGCAGCACGCCCTGCTGCAGCGCTGCCTCGAACAGCGCGGGGATATGCCAGACCCAGATCGCTACTCCATGAAGCACCGTCGCGCTGAGCGGGCGAGCCGCAAACGCCCAGACCGCCTGCAGCACCTTGCTGTGCGTCAGTTTCCCGATCCGTCGGCGAATGGTGGCCGGCAATGCCCATATCAAAGCCGCGCCGGGGCAAGCGGCGACAAGAAGTGGCGCCGCCACGGCCATCAGCAACTCGTGCTCGATCATATGGGCTGAGAACACACGTTCGCCGAGCGCATGAATCGGGCTGACCAGCGCTCCCGTCAAGACGCCCCAGCCGGCCGCGAACAACAGAGCCTGGCGTATCCGCTCGGGCCGGCCCCGACCGCTGCGGCGCCATAGCCGGCTTGCGCCGAGCGCATAAATAAGCGCGAGCGCTGCCAAGGGAAGCGTGATGGGAAACGCCAATGTCCATCCGGCCTCCGGCGCACCGGCGCCATAGCAGATCGAGGTCGAGAAGAACGCTTCGAGGCTCATCGCAAGCACTCGTCGAGGATGAGCGCGGCGCTGCCCTGCATGACGATCACGAGGGCGAACAGCAGCGCCGCGAGCATGCCGAGATCGGCGACGAAACGCTCGGTGCTGCGGGTGCGCTCCGGCTTGAAGGCGGCGCCGCCCTGCTGATTCGCCCGCCATGACAGCGCGCCGCCGAGCAGCGAAAATATCGCAAGCAACAGTGCCACCGGTAGCACGACCTGCACCTGGCGATTGCACTGCCAGTGCACCAGCGCGTAGTTCAGCTGCGTGGAGATTGCCCAGGCCAGTGGCCCCGACAACAAACCACCCCAGGACGTGCCCAGCCGCAGCGCGCGCATCTCAGCCTAACCTCGGTAGCCAGTAAATGAGCAGGTAGATCGGGATCCAGGTGAGGACCACGAAATCCCAGTAGAAAACATTGTCGCCGACATCGCCGAACCGCCGGCCGCTATAGCCATGGTGCGTAAACATCAGCACCATCAGAACGATTGTGTCGCCGACATCGGTGATCAGATGCGTGGTGTGGAGACCGAGCAGCACCCAGAGCATCGAGCCGTAGGCGTTCGTGTCCCAATAGACGTTCAGCGCCGGAAACTCGAACCAGCGCACGATGAGCGGCGCGACGCCGAGCAGCGACATCACCACCATGCCGATCCGCACGGGCCCGATCGCGCATTCCTTGGCGTAGCGGTTGAGCATATGGTTCGGCACCAGGCTTATGATGAGAAGCAGCGTCACGATCGTTCCCGGCCAATGGTTGGGCTGCGGAGCGCTCAGACGCCAGTTAGGCCACAGCGTCGCGAGATAGAGATAGGCCCCAGCGGCCAGTGCAAAGCCGGTGCCTTCCAGTGCCATGAAGCCAAGCGTGCCCCACCAGGTCGGGCTGCGCGGACCATGTCCGAAGGTCGGGAGGCCGGAAAGATCGACGGCGGGACGCTGGTTCATTCCTCGTCCTCCGGATCGCCTTTCGGCCAGAACCAGCCGATCAGGGTAACGGCGATCGGCGCGGCGCCCCAGACGATCGCCCAGGGCGTGAAGATCGAGTAGAGGAAGGTGCCGCCCACGGCGATTGCCGCCAGCAGCGGCCAGATGGACGGCGTCGCCGATTTTTCGCGGATGTCGGGATGGGCCTCCGCCACTGTCGAGATGATCAGTTCGCGAGCATCGACGCGAAGGCCGGTCGCAACGGGAAGCGCCTCGCGCTCGGCCCAGAGCGGCTCGACATTCGTCACGACCGGAATGCGCGCGAAATTATAGCTGGGCGGCGGCGAGGACGTCGCCCATTCCAGCGTGCCGGCGTCCCAGGGATTGTCGCCGGCCGGCGCGCCCTTCAACGCGCTGTGGACGAGGTTGAAGGCAAACAGCACGAAACTCAGGAAAAAGAGCACCGCGCCAGCGCTGATGAAGAGATTGATGTTCCCCCAGCCAAGCTCGGCCGGATAGGTGTAGACCCTGCGCGGCATCCCCCAGAGACCGACGATGTGCATGGGGAAGAAAGCCGCGTTGAAGCCGATCAGGGCGAGCCAGAAATGCCAGCGCCCGAGGCGCTCACTCATCATGCGGCCCGTGATCTTGGGGAACCAGAAATAAGCCGCGCCAAGCAGCGGAAAGACCGCGCCGCCGATCAGCACGTAGTGGAAGTGAGCGACGACGAAATAAGTGTCGTGCACCTGCAGGTCGAGCGGCACCGAGGCCAGCATGACCCCGGTGAGGCCGCCGATGACGAAGATGAAGAAGAAGCCGAAGACGAACAGCAGCGGCGTGCGGATCACCGGCCTGCCGTCCCAGAGAGTCGCCAGCCAGCAGAAGATTTGAACGCCGTTGGGGATGGCGATCATCATGCTGGACGCGGTGAAGAAGCTGGCGCCGAGCTTGGGCAGCCCGGTCGCGAACATGTGGTGAACCCAGAGGCCGAACGACAGGAAACCGACGGCGATCAGCGACAGGACCAGACCGAGATGGCCGAACACCGGGCGCCGGGCGAAGGCCGGGATGATGGCGGAGACCATGCCCGTTGCCGGCAGGAAGATGATGTAGACTTCGGGATGGCCGAAGAACCAGAACAGGTGCTGGAACAGCAGTGCGTCGCCGCCTTCGGCCGGGTTGAAGATGTGCGTGCCGACGAGCCGGTCGAGGATCAGGAAGGTCGAGGTGATCATCACGGCCGGCATGGCGAAGACGACGACGAAGGACGTGACCAGCAGCGACCAGACGTAGAGCGGGATCTTGTCGAGCGACATGCCGGGCGCACGCTGCTTGAATATGGTGACGATGGTCGCGACGGCGACCGCGAGCGAGGACACCTCGGTATAGGTGATCATCTGCGCCCAGACATCGGCGCGCTTGCCGGGCCCGTATTCCGGCCCGGACAGCGGCACATAAGCGAACCAGCCGACATCCGGCGCCATCGAGAGGGCGAAGGACACCCAGGCGAAAAGGCCTCCTGAGACATAGACCCAGTAGCTGAAGGCATTGAGGCGGGGGAAGGCGATGTTGCGGGTGCCGACCATCAACGGCACCAGATAGATGCCGGTCGCCTGGACGATGGGGACGGCGAACAGGAACATCATGGTGACGCCGTGCATCGTGAACAGCTGGTTATAAAGATCCGGGCCGATCAGGCCGCGCTGCGGGCCCGAGAGCTGGATGCGCATGACGACGGCGTTGAGCCCGCCCAGACACAGGAACAGGAAGGCGGTGATCAGGTAGCGCCGTGCGATGACCTTATGGTCGACGCTCGACAGCGCGCCGATGATGCCGGGGGGCGTGCGCCACGTCCGCGTCAGCCAGCGATGCAGGCTGGCGTCATCCATGCCGGTGTCGCGCGGTCCGTCGCGCTCTGGCGCGACATCGCCTTTGGCGGACGCCTCGCGCTCCGGTGGCAGATCGCGTTCGCTTGTGAGATCCGCGCTGCTCATTTCAGCCCCTCGAGATAGGCGACGATGGCGTTGAGCTCGTCGCCGCTGAGATCGACCACCGGCATATGCGAGCCGGGCTTCACGCCCTGCGGGTCGGCTATCCAGGCAGCGAGATTGCCGCGGCTCATCGTCAATGTTCCGGCCGCGAGCGTCTGCCTGCTGGCAACATGGGTGAGATCGGGCGCGACGGTTCCGCCCGCGGGCGTGCCGCCGATCTTGTGACACATCACGCAGGGGCGTTTCAGGAAGAGATCCTCACCGGTCTTGGCCTCGTCGCTTGTGGGCGCGGCGGCCGGCTGCAACTGGTCGTTCCACCAGGCCTCGAATTCTGCGCGCGGCTCGGCGATGATGAAGGTGCCCATGTTCGCGTGCTGGGCGCCGCAGAACTCGGCGCATTGGCCCCGGTAGACGCCGGGCTTGTCGGCCTTGATATCGAGCACATTCATATGGCCGGGGATCAGGTCGAGCTTGCCGGACAGGCTCGGGACCCAGAAGGAGTGGATCACATCCGTGGAGGTGAGAAGAAGCCGCACCGGCTCGCCGGCGGGAATATGGATCTCGTTGGCCGTGGTCAGGATGCGGCTCGGCGTGGCATCCTCGTAGCGCACTTCCCACCACCATTGATGGCCGGTGACGCGAATGGTCAGCGCTGCGTCGGAGCCGATCGCGGCAAGCGTTCTATTGGCGAAGAAGCTAAGCA
It contains:
- a CDS encoding alpha/beta fold hydrolase encodes the protein MTAKPGRNLLLLLAAATIVLALYNNLLARRALAARPPGRFVHVRGTKLHFLEAGRGQPLLLLHGNGASAEDFTTSGIFGRAAARYRVLSFDRPGFGLSPRPARIRPWAAGAQADLIHDAAAKLGIEPYLVVGHSWGAAVALEMARRYPRSVAGVVVVAGYHYPPPRLALAIAALPAIPLVGMVLRHAILPSLVRLNWRWAMEKIFHPAVVATPFASMTRGLASRPSQLRSISAESFLMLASALLPNRRYADIAIPVGIVAGAGDQLFDAKAEALRLHAEIDHSLVDIVRDAGHMVHQSKPQAVMAMIDKIDALASVAAPVSETSIRLSGP
- a CDS encoding M20/M25/M40 family metallo-hydrolase, whose protein sequence is MNRELAKTLPERARSWAIALTEQKSVTGTQGEASFGPWLAAQLREDPAFRRADIWTIEVEPGDGRHCVAMLLRGTGRSTVLLTGHYDTVATRDYGELEELATRPEALTRALRNSLADTDTPAARLARADLESGEYLAGRGLLDMKAGLAAGLAVCADFAETANAAGNLLFIAVPDEENNSAGARKAAQALPGIYEQHGLDLVAAVNLDAIADDGDGSKGRIIALGTVGKLLPTAYVAGVPTHSGFPLNGINAAALASSIAAHVEWATELTDHCGSLPGTPPSLLGIRDGKAGYDVTTPATAFATFNVLSYHRTPDEVLDRFDRLCAEAVSNLLGELKRRSQAQGGIENLANAVPLYRFETLVRRLGAGDKDRLDAYSASIADGDLPLPEKCRLITEEAWGLSRLPGPAIVTGFGSIPYLPTNLSGTPAAARLKTVAMQIARDSAERYGTTIACADYFAGISDMSFFGEAAESSLDIVARNTPAWNHSVRWPMRQGLANVPTINIGPWGRDYHTPLERLHLGYAFEVLPQAIRDLCAGLLRPSGSRPDGSLQGDAGVS
- a CDS encoding NRAMP family divalent metal transporter; this translates as MKKLLEISLGVVTSVGGFLEVGSMATAAQAGALFGFQLIWAVVLGTICIIFLVEMAGRFAAVSHHTIADGIRERFGFNAFIWPLLATLLVNFLVLSAEIGGVAVAAELATGISFRWWALPVAFLAWLLLWKGTFGLIEKGVSMLGLVTLCFVVAAVMLRPEWKEVAVGTVPSLPHHDTAKYWFMAVSILGASISPYLFMFYSSGAIEDQWDKSYLGTNRAIAGLGMSFGGTISVGVLIVAALVLGAHGVTEVDDYNQLPLMLIPIFGFWGFVLFVASLAIACFGAALEVALQQAYLVAQGFGWTWGEDLRPRDDPGFSLVYTLTLFLAAVPIALGLDPLKLTIFSMALTAASLPLTVVPFLFLLNDDRYVGEHRNGVVSNAAVIFVIALGFVLAVVTIPLQIFGGT
- a CDS encoding PRC-barrel domain-containing protein translates to MAAVHLDHLAGRRVFSEQGRSIGYIEEIIAEQDGGDLVVTEFHVGIFAAFERLSASTIGTALLDFFALRRREGLYRIPWDKLDISDPTRPRLLCPDEELAALKAQPEGK
- a CDS encoding phage holin family protein, with amino-acid sequence MSTQDNPSLGTLVADLAQQVSTLVQTEARLLRAEISENATKAGAGAVEVLGGAICLLAALLVLLQALVIALARLGLGAGWSALLVGVVVAVLGVILLRTGMASMAPSELAPDRTQEQLKRDVNVIKEQAR
- a CDS encoding DUF3618 domain-containing protein, which translates into the protein MTERSAAELEREAEATRARVVATADSIRDKMTPGQLFDEFTGLFRGGVASDMLHNLKTQVRDNPLPLTVIGAGLAWLMLGSGTSATSAGTDGVTRRGPGFGHGAFGAGMASSASDAAGSVAEAASGAAGTVSEMASEAAGTVSDMATSAADKLANSAAATADLAASAGRSAHNLLQDQPLAAAAVGLAIGAAIGAMLPHTELEDERLGAYRERLRESAEETLKEGLDAAKQVAAEAYQTASDEAGRQASSEGTLADKVGGVVKAAADRTDESVREKLSGSDPSSSRKS
- a CDS encoding ferritin-like domain-containing protein, whose protein sequence is MAESREWLVQWLRDAHAMEEQAETMLSGQLSRIDSYPELSERIRSHLEETKEQARRLKTCLDGLDEGSSMLKDAGGKLTATAQSISGVFAGDEVMKGSLASYTFEHMEIASYTILIAAANAVGEAEIARVCEQNLREEEAMAEWLKDHLPQVTQTFLTRAEADSDSAKR
- a CDS encoding c-type cytochrome — translated: MRSDLARLIGGALAAILLLAAVGTAAALWTDRRDRVRHESDVATGGVSARAIPIMTANGCSGCHTIPGVPGAQGQVGPRLDGSLAGRVYIGGVLANNPENLIRWIRSAREINPHTAMPSTRITEQQARDIAAYLYGLR
- a CDS encoding cytochrome c oxidase assembly protein produces the protein MSLEAFFSTSICYGAGAPEAGWTLAFPITLPLAALALIYALGASRLWRRSGRGRPERIRQALLFAAGWGVLTGALVSPIHALGERVFSAHMIEHELLMAVAAPLLVAACPGAALIWALPATIRRRIGKLTHSKVLQAVWAFAARPLSATVLHGVAIWVWHIPALFEAALQQGVLHYAQHASFLGTALLFWWALLPRSGRQETYGSSVMHLFFTSLHTGLLGVLLLVSPKLWYPANASGAALWGLSPIEDQQLAGLVMWVPAGLIYGGAALLLAGLWISNSGTREETHALRPG